In Nerophis lumbriciformis linkage group LG14, RoL_Nlum_v2.1, whole genome shotgun sequence, a single genomic region encodes these proteins:
- the LOC133616852 gene encoding LOW QUALITY PROTEIN: uncharacterized protein (The sequence of the model RefSeq protein was modified relative to this genomic sequence to represent the inferred CDS: substituted 1 base at 1 genomic stop codon) gives MRDSGHAAPAPVQPGAANVPAVRVEPAVIREEPAVQEEAQVPLQVFKDMVVRGSFHQGDSRFSYRGMQCMAIASSSIAKHVVKSVFSWETQDLDRILYSGDEFYSSMRNLGILSHPSHYLSVPELPSHVVIDEKLFSFHFSQHPASGAVGVDXENSPFVTLRNGLEGIFRQYSTCLLTLVTSTSAIICEDGQFAVVDSHSRSSCGLVDHNSTSSRAEAS, from the exons ATGAGAGACTCTGGACACGCCGCACCCGCACCTGTACAGCCCGGTGCCGCCAAC GTGCCAGCGGTCCGAGTGGAGCCAGCGGTCATCAGGGAGGAGCCTGCTGTCCAGGAGGAAGCCCAGGTGCCGCTGCAGGTCTTCAAAGATATG GTTGTGCGCGGATCTTTTCACCAGGGTGATAGCAGGTTTAGTTACAGAGGGATGCAATGCATGGCCATTGCTTCAAGCAGTATAGCTAAGCATGTGGTGAAAAGCGTGTTTTCGTGGGAGACACAGGATCTCGATCGCATCCTGTATTCCGGCGACGAATTTTACAGTAGTATGCGCAACCTGGGTATTTTGAGCCATCCGTCGCATTATTTGTCCGTGCCAGAACTACCTAGTCATGTAGTTATTGACGAGAAGTTGTTTAGTTTCCATTTTAGTCAACACCCAGCATCAGGTGCTGTGGGTGTTGATTAGGAAAACAGTCCCTTTGTGACTCTGCGTAATGGATTAGAGGGAATTTTCAGGCAGTACAGCACGTGTCTGCTGACACTGGTAACGTCTACATCTGCTATCATCTGTGAGGATGGACAGTTCGCTGTGGTCGACAGTCACTCACGTAGTAGCTGTGGCCTGGTAGATCACAACAGTACCAGT TCCAGGGCCGAAGCCTCTTGA